One region of Candidatus Palauibacter australiensis genomic DNA includes:
- a CDS encoding MiaB/RimO family radical SAM methylthiotransferase produces the protein MRTPSRATRLGLVSDVNDKPSVWFHTFGCKANQYDTERIRQELELRGAETALHAEAADVAVINTCTVTNQADANARRLVRRLRRQRPDLRIVVAGCSTSFREAEYRALEEVDGVVPGHDPSAVARLVPQLGDFAEADPVTAGVPEGSFAPLQRNARGTRAWLKVQDGCDRKCSFCATRIARGASVSRPVDEVVAEAATLARAHPELVITGIHIGHYGKDLGTDSRPDGPRPPASLATLCERLLEDVPARFRLSSIEATEIDDRLVDLLAAADGQLAPHLHVPLQSGSDRVLRLMRRWHTREAYRARVLAIAERLGAVDSGALGLGADIIVGFPGEGEKEFEETRALVEELPYTYLHVFPYSVRDGTVAASLPDRVPGDVAAARSRTLRDIGLLKGRAYSETRTGTMADIVVEGRDDRVAGVTGDYLRVELLGAASPGDRFRARLRGRAGRLTAAVPADLPTAV, from the coding sequence GTGCGAACCCCCTCCCGAGCGACACGGCTCGGCCTCGTGAGCGACGTGAACGACAAGCCTTCCGTCTGGTTCCACACCTTCGGGTGCAAGGCGAACCAGTACGATACCGAACGAATCCGCCAGGAGTTGGAACTCCGCGGCGCGGAGACCGCGCTCCACGCCGAGGCGGCGGATGTCGCCGTGATCAACACGTGCACCGTAACGAACCAGGCGGACGCGAACGCGAGGCGCCTCGTGCGCCGACTGCGCCGCCAGCGTCCGGATCTCCGCATCGTCGTCGCCGGATGTTCGACCTCCTTCCGTGAAGCCGAGTACCGCGCGCTGGAAGAGGTGGATGGCGTCGTGCCCGGACACGACCCGTCCGCGGTCGCGCGACTCGTACCGCAACTGGGAGACTTCGCCGAGGCCGATCCGGTCACCGCGGGCGTTCCGGAGGGATCGTTCGCCCCATTGCAGCGGAATGCGCGCGGCACCCGCGCCTGGCTCAAGGTCCAGGATGGGTGCGACCGGAAGTGCTCGTTCTGCGCGACCCGGATCGCCCGCGGCGCCTCGGTGTCGCGCCCGGTCGACGAGGTCGTGGCCGAAGCCGCGACCCTCGCCCGCGCGCACCCGGAACTCGTGATCACCGGAATCCACATCGGCCACTACGGGAAGGATCTCGGTACCGACTCCCGGCCCGATGGCCCCCGCCCCCCCGCCAGCCTCGCGACGCTGTGCGAACGGCTGCTCGAGGACGTCCCCGCACGCTTCCGCCTCTCCTCCATCGAGGCGACGGAAATCGACGACCGGCTCGTGGATCTGCTCGCGGCAGCGGACGGACAGTTGGCGCCCCACCTCCACGTCCCGCTTCAGAGCGGGTCCGACAGGGTGCTTCGCCTCATGCGCCGCTGGCACACGCGGGAGGCGTATCGCGCCCGCGTCCTCGCGATCGCCGAGCGCCTGGGCGCGGTCGATTCCGGCGCGCTGGGTCTCGGCGCGGACATCATCGTTGGATTCCCGGGAGAGGGGGAGAAGGAATTCGAGGAGACGCGGGCGCTCGTGGAAGAGTTGCCCTACACCTACCTGCACGTGTTCCCCTATTCCGTCCGGGACGGAACCGTGGCGGCGAGTCTTCCGGACCGGGTACCCGGCGACGTAGCGGCGGCCCGCTCGCGAACGCTGCGGGACATCGGCCTCCTCAAGGGCCGGGCCTATTCGGAAACGCGCACAGGCACGATGGCCGACATCGTCGTGGAGGGCCGGGACGACCGCGTCGCCGGCGTGACGGGCGATTACCTGCGGGTCGAACTTCTCGGTGCCGCGAGCCCCGGTGATCGCTTCCGCGCGCGCCTGCGGGGGCGCGCCGGGCGGCTGACGGCCGCAGTGCCGGCCGACCTGCCGACCGCGGTCTGA
- a CDS encoding fructose-bisphosphate aldolase class I — protein sequence MRQQLVQVAEDMGAKGKGILAADESSGTIRKRFDGIGVESTEENRRDYRELLFRTSDALSECISGVILFDETLRQSAADGTPLVQLLSDAGSIPGIKIDKGAHDLAGAPGEKVTEGLDGLRERLAEYYELGARFTKWRAVIDIGRGGDRSIPSAYCIGANAHALARMAALSQEQGLVPIVEPEVLMDGDHDIDRCFEATEATLKQVYMALFHQRVLLEGSVLKPNMVLSGKLCADQAGVAEVAEKTVRCLKRAVPSSVPSIVFLSGGQSDIEATAHLNAMNAGFDTPWNLSFSYGRALQAAPLQAWGGTADNGPAAQAAFAHRARMNGLATRGKWSMELERAAA from the coding sequence ATGAGGCAGCAGCTCGTCCAGGTGGCGGAAGACATGGGGGCCAAGGGCAAGGGGATCCTCGCGGCCGATGAGAGCTCCGGTACGATCCGGAAGAGGTTCGACGGCATCGGCGTCGAATCGACCGAGGAGAACCGGCGTGACTACCGGGAACTGCTCTTCCGGACCAGCGATGCGCTGAGCGAGTGCATCTCGGGCGTCATCCTCTTCGACGAGACGCTGCGACAGTCGGCGGCGGACGGCACGCCGCTCGTCCAGCTTCTCTCCGATGCCGGATCGATCCCGGGGATCAAGATCGACAAGGGGGCGCATGATCTCGCGGGGGCGCCGGGCGAGAAGGTGACCGAAGGACTCGACGGGCTGCGCGAGCGGCTGGCCGAGTACTACGAACTCGGCGCCCGCTTCACGAAGTGGCGCGCCGTCATCGACATCGGACGCGGCGGAGACCGCTCCATCCCGAGCGCCTACTGCATCGGGGCGAACGCCCACGCGCTCGCCCGGATGGCGGCGCTCAGCCAGGAGCAGGGACTCGTGCCGATCGTGGAGCCGGAAGTGCTGATGGACGGCGACCACGACATCGACCGGTGCTTCGAGGCGACCGAAGCCACGCTCAAGCAGGTGTACATGGCCCTCTTCCACCAGCGGGTGCTCCTGGAGGGCTCGGTCCTTAAGCCCAACATGGTGCTGTCGGGCAAGCTCTGCGCCGATCAGGCGGGGGTCGCGGAGGTGGCGGAGAAGACGGTGCGCTGCCTGAAGCGCGCGGTTCCCTCGTCGGTCCCAAGCATCGTCTTTCTGTCGGGAGGGCAGTCGGACATCGAGGCCACCGCCCACCTGAACGCGATGAACGCGGGGTTCGATACGCCGTGGAACCTCAGCTTCTCGTACGGGCGCGCGCTGCAGGCCGCTCCGCTGCAGGCCTGGGGGGGCACGGCGGACAACGGGCCGGCCGCGCAGGCGGCGTTCGCGCACCGCGCGCGCATGAACGGCCTCGCGACGCGCGGCAAGTG